One Nicotiana tomentosiformis chromosome 4, ASM39032v3, whole genome shotgun sequence genomic window carries:
- the LOC104092739 gene encoding spore wall protein 2-like: MPMIEGEGSKEPVQKEASDGLFFSWTENEDDNEGEEEGGVGASHEEHQTQDMANEVKRSENEGDSGEKKESETEDKIDRQVDDSGNEEKNSDEEADTECEGEDQEKASESEGEDGESDEENKNTSGESEDSMTIGNTVIAPSKEESGEKRTEEIGPLLAPFTGDEEVSSDEDNLPLSAVGKKTRKTILKATKSVIPVRKEVALLARTPLTRSKTKTVDEQIIKESRGSKMPRKQVSVVEPVVELDGEDEFDSTLLEKSSA, translated from the coding sequence ATGCCTATGATTGAGGGGGAAGGTAGTAAAGAACCAGTACAAAAGGAAGCATCTGATGGTCTTTTTTTCAGCTGGACTGAGAATGAGGATGATAATGAAGGTGAGGAAGAAGGAGGAGTAGGGGCCAGTCATGAGGAACATCAGACTCAGGACATGGCTAATGAAGTAAAAAGGAGTGAGAATGAGGGAGATTCTGGTGAAAAGAAGGAGAGTGAGACAGAAGATAAGATAGATAGACAAGTGGATGATTCTGGAAATGAAGAAAAGAATAGTGATGAAGAAGCTGATACTGAGTGTGAAGGTGAGGATCAAGAAAAAGCAAGTGAGAGTGAAGGAGAGGATGGAGAGAGTGACGAAGAGAATAAGAATACAAGTGGAGAATCTGAAGACTCTATGACTATTGGGAACACTGTCATAGCCCCTTCAAAAGAAGAAAGTGGAGAGAAAAGAACTGAAGAAATTGGACCCTTGTTAGCTCCTTTCACTGGAGATGAGGAGGTTAGTAGTGATGAGGATAACTTGCCCCTGTCTGCAGTAGGGAAGAAAACCAGGAAGACCATTCTGAAAGCAACAAAGTCTGTTATCCCTGTAAGGAAAGAAGTGGCTCTTCTTGCTAGGACTCCTCTCACAAGGAGTAAAACAAAGACTGTTGATGAACAAATCATTAAGGAGTCCAGAGGTTCCAAGATGCCAAGGAAGCAAGTTTCAGTTGTGGAACCTGTTGTTGAATTGGATGGAGAAGATGAGTTTGATTCTACTCTGCTAGAAAAGTCATCAGCATAA